The Bactrocera dorsalis isolate Fly_Bdor chromosome 2, ASM2337382v1, whole genome shotgun sequence region aattttattacaaaactaaaataaaaacttctCAGATCAATTACTCTAGTCAATTTCTAGATAAATAGAAATAGTTTTTGGTCTCATATGAATTGTTTTCTTTGGGATACCGTACCTACAACAATTTGAAATTTAGATGATTAATTTCCAGAAAGCAGAAATTAGGTTTAACGAACCAATCGGGTTACAGAAATAtcgaaaagttttttaaaaacaagaaaaacaaaacgttGGATAGAAGGTATAATACCTTCAGAATATAATCTAAAAGTAGAATGAAGTTCATTAATAAGGAACCAGACGGGGttattgattttgattggtcagttatAAGTAAactccgatctgaaaaatttgtttgaagattgtagcaaataaaaaaattattcatactAGAACTTGTCTATGACCGACCAATTTATAAACtcaatttattcatatttagttcaatcataataatattttaaaattcttaccCTCTTTTAATGCTattgtcaattaaaaatttttcaaaaaccatAAATCTTATTAAAGGTTTTTAACTGTACTTGgtatttcgtttcgttttttattttatcgaaattatacttaagtaatttataaattacaattttccaaagaaattggCAGCTTTGCAATGATTTAGGGTAGTTCATTGCTACATGGATTTACATACGATTAAAAAACTAAGCCGAACCCAAAGTGACTGCACGCTCAGTAGTAACCAAATGAAATGTCATGCAAAGGTTGAGCGTTTCCCTGCGGCAAAGCGTAGTCTCGCGCCAACTGATCCAACAAActgccgccgccaccaccaccggcACGTCCTTGCGCCTGTGGCTGATGGTTGATCTGTGGTGGATAGATGGGTAGAGGCGCTGGTGCAGATTGCTGTACTGGACGGGCCTGAGGCGCTGGACCAAACTGCGATGGTTCCAGAATGGGGCGACCACCAGATGGCGGTCCTAGGAAGTTATTAGCGCGTGCGCTGGAGGGCGCAGGTTGAACTGGTGCGGGCGCATAAACAGGTCGAGAAACACGCACATTGGACGGGAAGTTCTgtataagttttgaaaataaatttttcaattaataatttctGTTGTGTATGTCTGTTGCTCATATACCTGTAATTGTGAGTAATCTGGTTCGGGACGCGCCGGACGCTGCAATGGAGAGTATAAAACATCGGTAGTACGTTGGGCGCCAGGCACTTGTATTCTTGGTGGCGCTGGTGGGGCGGAAGCTTGTGGTGGTGGTGCGTACTGTATGCGGCGTGGTGGCTCTGGCTCTTGTTCCTGTTCTTCTTCATATTGTAAGTATTGTGGTTGAGGTTGGGGTTGTGGACGTGGCTGTGGGCGTGGCGCTGGTGCAGGACGCGGCTGTTGTGGACGAGCTGGGCGctgaaaacaaattgaaaatatatttaacattcTAGCACTAGATCTATTGAGTTAACTTACATAAGGTCTCTGTGGACGCAAGGGCTCATCCTCGTACTCTGGCTCCTCCTTGAGCGTTTCATCGACCAAAGTAGGTGGCGCTACTGTGATACCTTCACCGGAAGGCTGGAAACCATATTGATTGGCGCCATATTCTACCACACGCACTTTACCTGTCTCATCGACATAACCATATTTACCCTTTACCTCACCGGTCGCCAGTTTTGTTTCGATTTTGAAAGAACCATCAGCGCCCTCATAACCATATGTATAGGAACCATCTTCGTTGTGTCTATAAATGACAATTGCAGTGTTTGAGGTATAAATGTGCATGTTTTGGGTAGTcttacttatttatttgcttcagtATAGGTACAGGTGTGGGTCGTGGTGCATCCGCTATACCAGCGCTGGGCCGCAGTCTTATCGGTGCAGGACGCGGTGTATTCTCCTGATAATCCTGGTAGTCCTGTGCAATAGCCACACCATATAGCAGCGTGAAAACTAGAAATATCTGTAACTGAAACGAGAAAGAGGTTTTATcggtatttaaatattatagacTATAAAATATAGGGGCTGAGAAGTCTAACAGCTAAATAAGGTTTATCAGAGTGAATTTAAAGCTTTATTCATCGTTCTTCCTTCTATATTGAGAGTAATGCTTTGCTTAAAGGGTATCTAACTTTACGTTGCAAGGCCTTCAAATCAAACTTTTGTTTCCATCTTGATCCctttatttaagcaaaaaactttttagcGAGCCACTTTTTAAGTCAGGACAAGTGGAAATGATCATTAGGGGCTAAACACGTTCAACGTGGCAGTAGTTCACAGCTCAATAACTACGAATCATGGCTCATATTATATGCTTAATAAAGTTGTAATgcctatatattatttttactgtatgaataactcaaatatttgacTTCTAGAGTTATGTCATTCTTTTTGATAGCAAGCGACACGCATTTATCATTAATAAACAATACATTAAAGGCGTTAAGGCGGCAAATCTGTTACCTATTCGCTTCAgtaaactattaaaactatatatttattaaactaGGAAGCCTTAAGGCTGAGGCACACGCATGACTATTGAAACTTGACTAGCCAAGTTCATATCGAATGTACAACAAAGCGTTGGCATAAGCGTagtttcaaatataataaaaccatTGATACAATATTTAATGTATTCATTATGGCTGAAAAGCATGTGTAGTAATCAGGCAGGTTTCATTGAACCTAAAAGTAATTGTAGCAATGAATTCAATCATATGTTTATCCGCAAGAAAGTGTGGTTATGTGAAGCCAAACCATAAATCATGCATATTTAGATACAAAAGTAGCTATTTGAGAAACAATAGGCACGCAATTCATATGAAGAAACTATTATTAAAGCTGCCGGAAATGCTTCGATTAACAACAGTCAATTAACAACAAATAACGTCTCTAATTGTGTAGTAAGCTGGGAAAATAATGTTGTACATGGAACCCAAGCGATTTTTAATACTCGTAGGCGCACACTAAGCCATAAGAGTTCGACAaccatacatatagtatgtatataggtGTGTTGAAAATTCCTACACTTTCTTATTGTACTTAAGACCAAAGGGCAAGGACTTATGATTAATTTATCATCGATCTTACCATTAATTTCTATGATGTTGTGTAACTCATTTTGGAACTCAAGTCTATTTATACATCCATAATCGCTATGCACATGTTTCCATGCTTATCTAGCTTACAACACTCTAGTTTGGTCATTAGAACTACTTACAAACTTGCTTAAATCAGTCTATAGAGACTGAGAACCATTCCTTTCACCCATCAACAGTACGACGAACATTTCCAGTGATTAGTTTCAAGTTGAGATACAATCGCTTCTATTATAAACATTCTTagcattcaaatatttattagacTTGCTTCTGCTTTCAGATTGTTTCAGAGATAATTTCCATAATTATCAATTTCTGAGCTTTGGGTTTTTGAACATTATGGTATTTCGGGCCTATGGCCACCAACACTGCTTCTCATGATGACCATTGTATCGTTAGTACATTGTACTTAAGTAGTGTTTGGCCGATCTCATCTATCCAATAATGCATTCAATTGACTGACCCTTTTTATGTAATAATTCTAAAGCTAAATAGCTTGTAGGATCTTCGGTAGTTTAAACATTTTGCGCCAAGATGAGTATTATTGATGTAGGTAACCAAATGGTCACAAATTCGCGTATCCgcatatttcaaaacaaacttGAGTATTTTGCTACCTATAGCACTCGTATATGGCAGCCAGAAGTAGCAGATATACCTCTCCAAACTGTGACGTTATTTAGGAATCCATTTCGATAGCAGAGCTGCTAACAGTCTTCAACACGCTGACAGAAAGCTCAAAGCGAATCAAAGATTGCATAACTTCAGTAGCAGTGGTATCAATGTACTGCCATATTAAACTTGCCTGGGTGGCTGACCATGGCGGAATCTACGGGAATTGTAAAGCCGATAAGCTTGCAGAAAACGGCATCCTTACCAGAATTCTATCAGAATTTGGAATGCGCATTTGAGCGCTGGATATATGAGCTACGCGCGAGCTCAGCAAGCGTTTGCCAGCAACCGGTGTTTGTAGAGTTGCCAAAGCCTTCTAATCCAGTGTGGAAAGTAAAACGTACATTCAACTGCCAGCTCACATAGCTGCAACAATAAATACTCTAACTGGATATTGTCCCGTTAGCTCTTACGCAGTATCGCTAAATACGTAACTTGTCAAAGTTGCAATGAGGCAGATGAGGTGGAAGCATCTAGACTGTCTCCACCACAGTCCAGTATACGACAGACTAAGCTTCTCGGCTTCTAATCTAAGCATCGCTGTTGCCATACTATCTATGGTCCCGCCGAACTGCCGAACTAAGTTCTGGACATCACAGTGAATATCTAGCCAAGAAGGATTATTCGTGACCACACGAGAAATTAGCATATTTATCTAGGCTAACCTATATTAACTACTTGAGAGACCTTTTTAATGacataatatcaaaatttacaGAATGTGATGACTGTAATAAATACAACTGGATAATACTTTGCAACCTTTTTGAATCTAAATGACTTATATTTGTAAGGTTAACCTTCATTTTAGTTACTGTACTATACCTCGATGAGTCCTATTATTATATGCACTATTTCattgatttgaaaaaattaatgacaatTGTCTATATTTTACAACCGCCTGGACtgtccatacatatgtaagacgtaattttaattacaacaaatcatgtttgtaaataaataatgctaaTGATTTAGTGTAAGTAACTCTATTAACACATCGTAAATAGACAACCGTGAGAGCGTACCCTTCATGGGCCAAGCCTTGAACGAAGGTTCAACTCAAACTGACATCCAGATATCAAATACTCTTGTGTCTGTAGTCAGTTGAGAGGAATCAAAATAATCGCAATATTACTATAATCAGTTTCTTGtctttgaaaatatgaaaacgcaAAATCGCCCCTCcgatattttctataaaatgctTTCGTTTATACGATTCTGCTCACGTCAGATCGGTGTGGACATAATCGAGGAGcattataaaatcaatttaaacacATATTTCGTTATTGCagcaataataatttattgccTCTGTTCGGTGAATACGAtacgaaaatatattgcaaCAGATTGGACGGTGTTGCTCGATGTCTCCTCACCCATCAGCTGCACCATACAAGGTTTGGTGAAATTGATGTCAGCACTTTTTTATCCGAAATTGTATCGAAAATTAACTTTGGACATTGGAAAAATTTATGAGAAATATCAAGAGATGGGCAGAGAGTACGAGGAAAAATTACACACATGGAACAGGAGTATGAAAAAACTCTTAATTGGCTGTGCAATAGTGTATTTCGTCACTGGGCTACTCTTATTATTCACACCAGTTGTGATGTATGTACTTAAGGGCGAACGACATTTGATATGGCTTTGTGAAGTGCCCGGTTTCGAAAGGGACTCGTTGTATGGTTATTGGGTCAACAATGCCTTCAGCGTAATTTGTGTATTCATTGGATGTTTCGGCCTATACGCTGGTGatgtttatttaattatctttttaaCACACTCAATGTTCTTTTACGATATATTAGCactgaaaataaatgatttacaCAAATTGATAGAGGAAGATAACCATGCAGATCGGCAAACTGAATTAGTTAACGATATTGTAGAGTGGCACCAGTATTATCTGGAGTGAGTATTCTTAATATACTGTATACATTTCATAATTCTCCTAAATCTATTTCTCTTTGCATACACCACAGTTTTAATGATAAGTGTAATTTGCTGTTCTTTTGGACCATTTCGGCACACATTATATGCACCACGGCGGGTATCTTGAGCACACTGCTCATCATCATGCTGAAGGATTGGCCTGGCGCTTATTCCTACCTTTTGGTGTGCTTTCTCTGGCTATATATGTACTGCATACTTGGCACACGTGTTGAAATAAGTGTAAATATATGTTTCCAAATGGCTCAGTAATCCATAATACTCTATTAAATACCAGCATGTTTCACTATTCTCCATTAGAACGATCAATTTTGTACTGGGATCTACGACATCCACTGGTATGCCTTAGATGTGCATAATCAAAAGACGATTCGCTTAATGCTAACACAATCGCAGGCACCACGAAATATAACGATCGCGGGAATTGAACCCTTATCGGTTAACACAGCACTGAAGGTGaatgaaaagatatttttaatgaaaccgTAATATAAATCTAATTAAATGTTCCATTTTTTTCAGATAACACGCTCCATTTACAGTTTGGCCATGATGGTGTTACGTTTTCAAACTAAATAGAGGATATTGTGGAAAGAAAAGCGGTTAGTGAGGACTTCGgatttatttgtaattacacGACTTCATATAAGGATGATCATCAAATGTCAAACATAATATTCATTGTCATTCAACGTCCTTGAAACCAGCCGTTTCATTCGTCGTCACGATCAAAGTCGTGATTATAGGTATTGGTTTATGTGAATCAGTTGTGATCCCATGTTAGCTATGCTCATATGATTTCAGTTCAGATTAGCCTGAGAGTTCCAGTTGTAATATTCCCTCGtatatttatcattttattcCTCATTATTATCTACAGAAAAAACTTACAAAGCATTCGGTTGACAGGTCATAAAGAAAAAATGCCGTGAAACTACTTCTACATTACAAAAACGACTTATTTCGGCCTAATGAACTAGAAAAGCccctaaataaaaaagaaaggaTTCAAGATTTCGTGTGCATGACCTCAATTAATGCTGTTTCCATATTTGCTAACGCTTTCAGGCGTCGCCTTTATCAAAGTACCTCAATTGGACAACGGAAATATCCGAGAAGCCCCATTGCCATATACATTCATTTAGAAAACTTACTTATCTCTACAATTCTCTTTTAAAATcgcaattaataaatgttttttgcaattaattttcaaCTATGAAGTGTTAATGACTCTATTAGCATGTCAAAAAATGCTGAAAGACAGGCGTTGGAATGTGACCAATGCAGTGCTCACAcctttttatttaagaatattatTCCGTAAAGACTTTTATTAGAAGAATATTGGATGTCCCAGATATTTCACTTtagaaattttatagaaaaatgcaaaatttcagagaacTTTAATAAAtcgctaaaaaataatttgggtAAGCTACAGTTGGTTGGTGAAGAAGCTGTCGATGGGAACTATAAACTTCCATGTTTTTAGATTACTTCCTTTAACTACAGTTCAGTTATGATGGACATGCAGTTCAACCAAGGAATTTAAGCTACAGAAAGCAGTTGATTAGTTAAATAAcagctgtcttcgattcgccaagcGTTGGCGAACAGCGAATCGAAAAAACTACACCAAAATGCTCAAACAAACAGGCATCACTGCGGTGCAACCTTGCGCTAACATGTCTTCAACACCAAGCGAAATAGTATTAGGAATCCTACTTAgttgagaaattatttttttcgcgttataaaatttttcggtAACCTTTTAGTTTAGTGTTCTACACTTGGCTTTAAGTTTTACGAATTTTGTATTATCATTTGTTGTTTGAgagaaatgtttttgtttttatgttggAATGCGACTAGACAAAACAATAAGCCGATATCTAGATGCCTACCAATTTAAAACAGCAGAGGCCATTGGTGAAGGACCACAGCGGAGAAAGTCGATGTGTTTGCCGCACACCTCCAAAACACGCTTACTCCTAACGAGTTTAGTAATGGATCTAGCAATGCGGCTgtcagcaattttttatgacagAATTAAGGGGTTACTAGGTTTCCTTgggtaaaaaacttttttctcatataaaaagaattaaatattttatttatattataatattagctaaaaaaatatgaaaatttccgCCAAGCATTCGACGAAGTCTGTCATGTAGAcctattaattaaattaaagcaaaatttatcaATTCCTTATTATCTGCTGCCAAAGTCTTACTTGCACAATCGGACGTTCTACGTTAGAGTTGAAACCAAGGCAGTGTACTCGACCCTGTGCTCTACATTCTTTATACAGAAGACCATCACTGATCACTGGAACTCTGATTCTAAAATGACGGCAATTTATGCTGATGATAGTGCACTACTAGCATTAAGTGACAGGCCTAATACTGCTTCCAGAAAACTGCAGATGCAATTGAATGCTTTAGAACCGTGGCGCATCAAATGAAACATTGGCATGAGCACCAAAAAGTCTGTACTAATGTACACTCAAGCATAAAAATTGTCCTTGCTAAGCTGATGACCTAACCGCTAgtgctatatatatttaaattgtaattgtaattaattacttttttcaattttattaaataaataataaaataaaaaaattgtcctTAAGAGGCTTTATATGGGCAGATGTTACCAACAAACGCAAGGGCAAAATATTTGGGaattacaatggataaaaatgaaCTTGAAAAGAtcacgtaaaaataaaaagaactcaGCTAAGATTAAAGTTGGCTCAGCTAAACTGGCTCCAAGATCGCGCCTCAGTCTTAAGAGTaagttgctaatttataaggtaATTCTTATGTCAATCTACATAGATATATGGCAAATCAACAgcgaattcaaattttaaactaattcaagcttttcaaaataaagttcacCGCACCATAGTGGTGGCTTCCTTCTATGTGAGAAACGATGTCCTCCACCGGGATCTAAATCTGCTTGTTGCAAAGGATATAATTGAGCTGGCGGGCGAGCATTCCCTTTCTAAGTGACAAAATAAGAAATCGTCCACCGAAAACTCAACAGTAAAAGAACATTGCGCATTAGAAAGTTATCCACTTGTTTTTGCCACCACAACAATGGTTCGTAGACTTCCGTTctagaaatttcgaaatatcgatTTACATTGATGAAAGTTTTCCACTGATAGAATAaagtctctagcggaaaaatggctaacagtggtcgaccaaaatggtacatgtttattttttattagtatgtataaatataaaaaaagttaaaatttgattaaaaatacgaaaagatgtACCGTTTAGGGTAACAAGTGGGTCACTGATATGGACGAAGTTGATGAAAAAGTATTCAAAGACTTTCACGTAGCACTAATAAATTTCGGTGTGGAACCATTTATCGGATATGTCTCATATG contains the following coding sequences:
- the LOC115065781 gene encoding odorant receptor 67d-like; translated protein: MKTQNRPSDIFYKMLSFIRFCSRQIGVDIIEEHYKINLNTYFVIAAIIIYCLCSVNTIRKYIATDWTVLLDVSSPISCTIQGLVKLMSALFYPKLYRKLTLDIGKIYEKYQEMGREYEEKLHTWNRSMKKLLIGCAIVYFVTGLLLLFTPVVMYVLKGERHLIWLCEVPGFERDSLYGYWVNNAFSVICVFIGCFGLYAGDVYLIIFLTHSMFFYDILALKINDLHKLIEEDNHADRQTELVNDIVEWHQYYLDFNDKCNLLFFWTISAHIICTTAGILSTLLIIMLKDWPGAYSYLLVCFLWLYMYCILGTRVEISNDQFCTGIYDIHWYALDVHNQKTIRLMLTQSQAPRNITIAGIEPLSVNTALKITRSIYSLAMMVLRFQTK
- the LOC105234186 gene encoding tyrosine-protein phosphatase non-receptor type 23, which gives rise to MNVLQIFLVFTLLYGVAIAQDYQDYQENTPRPAPIRLRPSAGIADAPRPTPVPILKQINKHNEDGSYTYGYEGADGSFKIETKLATGEVKGKYGYVDETGKVRVVEYGANQYGFQPSGEGITVAPPTLVDETLKEEPEYEDEPLRPQRPYRPARPQQPRPAPAPRPQPRPQPQPQPQYLQYEEEQEQEPEPPRRIQYAPPPQASAPPAPPRIQVPGAQRTTDVLYSPLQRPARPEPDYSQLQNFPSNVRVSRPVYAPAPVQPAPSSARANNFLGPPSGGRPILEPSQFGPAPQARPVQQSAPAPLPIYPPQINHQPQAQGRAGGGGGGSLLDQLARDYALPQGNAQPLHDISFGYY